TGGGATTGCCATATGACGATCTGATCGGGCGCGATATTGGCGACCTGTTCTCACCCGAAATCGTCCATCACATCCGTGGCAGCCTTCAGATGCTCAGCCATGGGGATTCCGTCGAACGCATTTTCGGTATCGACCTGCGGCAGGATGGGACGCTCTTCGATCTGGCGGTTCACCTGTCAGGGCGGACAATCGTCATGGAAGCCGAGCAACATTCCGGACAGAGCCGACAGGATTATATCGGATATATCCGGCCCATGATCGACCGCATCAGAAAGGCGGATACGATCGAGAATGTCTGCGCGATCAGTGCGCGCCAGATCAAGATGCTGACCGGCTTCGGCCGGGTCATGGTCTACCGTTTCCTGGAGGACGGTTCCGGTCAGGTCATTGCCGAGAACAAGTCCCAGCATATGGAATCCTTCCTGGGGCTGCGCTATCCTGCGTCCGACATTCCGCGACAGGCGCGCGCCCTCTATTCCCGCAATCTGTTACGCATCATCGCCGACATTTCGGACCCGGGTTGCGCCGTTCTGCCCGCGACAGATGCCAGTGGCGAGCCGCTGGACCTGTCCCTGTCCACCCTGCGCGCCGTCTCCCCCATCCATATCGAATATCTCCGCAATATGGGGGTCGGGGCGTCCCTGTCGATCTCGATCATGGTGCAGGGCAAGCTCTGGGGACTGATCGCCTGCCATCACAATACGCCCCGCAGTCTCAGTCTGGAATTGCGCAGTGCCGCCGAGCTTTTCGCGCAACTCTTCGGGTATATCCTCACCGAAACCGAAGCCGAGACCGCCCGCCTGCACGACGTTCAGGCCCGCATGCTGCATGACCGGATCATGGCGGAACTGGCTGACGGGCAGTCGATCGCCGACAATTTCAGCCTGTTCGCTCGCACCATCAAGGACGCGATTCCCTATACGGGCATCGTTAGTTGGACGCATGGCCATTTCCAGAGCGAGGGCCTGACGCCGACGAAAGAGCAATTCAAGGCGCTCGCCCACTTTCTCAATACGACCGCGGTCTCGGACGTGTTCGCCACCCAGCATCTGTCCAGACTGTTCGCTCCGGCCAGTGACTATATCGACGTCGCGGCGGGTGTGCTGGCCCTGCCCGTATCACGCAGTCCGCGCGACTATATCGTGCTGTTCCGCGAACCCGTGACCAAGGACGTTAAGTGGGGCGGAAACCCCGAAAAACCCGTCACCATGGGCCCGAATGGCGATCGTCTGACACCGCGCGAGAGTTTCGCAGCCTGGAAACAGACGGTTCACGACGAATCCCGACCCTGGTCCGAACGGGAACGACGGGCGGCGGACTCGCTGCGCGTGACCCTGCTGGAAGTCGTTCTGCGCCTGACCGACGCCGCCAATCAGGAACGCACACGATCACAGCAGCAGCAGGAATTGCTGATCGCCGAGCTGAACCATCGGGTCCGCAATATCCTCAATCTCATACGCGGTTTGATCAATCAGTCCTCGGATAGTGCCAGCGTCTCGGAATTCACTGCTGTCGTCGGCGGGCGCATTCATGCGCTGGCCAGAGCGCATGATCAGATCACGAATGACAACTGGCAGCCTTCATCCGCGCGTGACCTGATTGAGACGGAAGTGCGGGCCTATCTCGGCACGGCGCAGGAGCGGGTTTCAACACACGGTATCGACGCCATGCTGACGCCGGAAGCCTTCACCACCCTGTCGCTGGTCATCCACGAAATGATGACTAATGCGGTAAAGTATGGCGCGCTCAGCAATGAGACCGGCCATGTTGCGATCCAGATGACTGAAAGCGAAGATGGAGCCCTGATCATCGACTGGGCGGAAACCGGGGGGCCTCCCGTCAAGGCCCCGACCCGCAAGGGGTTCGGCACGACCATTACGGAACGCTCCATTGCCTATGATCTGAAAGGCGCCTCCACCATCGACTATGCGGTAACCGGATTACGCGCCCGGTTCGACATTCCGGCTCATGTCATCTCCCGTTTTCGCGACGCCGAAGCCGCCGCTCTGCCGGAGGCCGAGGACCGTGCCACCGGGACCTTGGAGTTCTCCGGTCATGTGTTGATCGTCGAAGACAATATGATCATCGCGCTGGATGCGCAGGACATGTTCGAGCGGCTCGGAGCCGACACGATCGACGTCGCGCCGACAAGCGCCGAAGCCTTGCAGATGATCGCCGCACAGACGCCCGATTTTGCCCTGCTCGATGTCAATCTTGGCCTCGAGACCAGCGAACGCGTCGCAACCAGATTGCTGGAACTGGGCGTCCCGTTTGCCTTTGCGACAGGCTATGGCGAACGCACCTCACTGTCGGACAGATTTCCGGACGCTGCCTTTCTGCGCAAACCCTATGAGATGGACACGCTGGTCCGGCTGCTCCGCGCAACGGGCTGATCAGGCCGCGTCTGCATCGATCACAGAGCGAAAGGCCGCCTCGAACAGGCTGAATGTGTGCGTCGCGGAGAGAATGATCCGGTCCGCATCCGCGCCCGTGTCGGGCAGGTTGCGACTCGCCTGCACGAAATCACGCCACAAGGGTGCGAGCGTCTGATCCGTCAGCATGGTTGTCGCTGCGCGAAGCGAAAGATCGTCACTCCTACCCACCTGCTTCGCAATCTGCACCGCACCCAGATGCGATCCGAGAATGACATAGGATAGCCCGATCATCTCAATGTCTGGGTCAATGGGTAAGTCCTCTGTCGCATCGGCTGTGGCGTCGATATCGAAATGCGCCAGATCCTGATCCACTTGGCTGATCCGACGCGCCAGAAGATCCGTCAATCCGATCCGCGCTGCATGCAGGGCGGCATAGGCTCTGCGATGCGCCAGCAGAAACCGGATATAGTCGCGGCGCATCGTCAGATCGAGCCCGTCGGCAATATGGTCGAGCTGCTCATGCGCGGCGCGCGTTTCCGTCCGTAATCGCATGCGAAGTGACATGGCGCGTCTCTACGGGACGCGCGCGATCACGGCCATAGCGTGCGTTATGCAATGAGACGCGAAAACAGCGATTTCTGGTCTGTATCGTGCCAATGTCATATCGGTCGCACAGGCGTCCACAAAAGGGGACGCACTCAGCGGCTCACCGCCAGCGTCCATATTCCCACGGTGTGAACCAGCGTCCCGTCATCGCCTCCGGGACAGGATCGTGGCCGCATGTGCCCCAGGGCTGACAACGCAGCAGGCGGGCCAGCCCCATCCAGCCCCCGGCCCAGACGCCGTGGCGGCGCATCGCCCCGGCCATGAAGTCGGAGCATTCCGGATAATGCCGACAGCGCACGCCGACCGCCTTCAGCACAGGCGACAGAGTCAACTTATAGAGCCGCAGCAAAGCCAGGCAGAGCAAGAGTGGAAGACGCCGGATCATGGGGCGAGGCTAACGGCTGATCGGGGGACGGCAAGGCTGAAAAGACGCCTCGATTTCCGGATTTCGTAAAACTGTGCTATGG
This genomic window from Algimonas porphyrae contains:
- a CDS encoding HWE histidine kinase domain-containing protein, with amino-acid sequence MTEQSPSHADVDLTNCDREPIHIPGRIQSFGALLAFTPDWLVARASENATPFLGLPYDDLIGRDIGDLFSPEIVHHIRGSLQMLSHGDSVERIFGIDLRQDGTLFDLAVHLSGRTIVMEAEQHSGQSRQDYIGYIRPMIDRIRKADTIENVCAISARQIKMLTGFGRVMVYRFLEDGSGQVIAENKSQHMESFLGLRYPASDIPRQARALYSRNLLRIIADISDPGCAVLPATDASGEPLDLSLSTLRAVSPIHIEYLRNMGVGASLSISIMVQGKLWGLIACHHNTPRSLSLELRSAAELFAQLFGYILTETEAETARLHDVQARMLHDRIMAELADGQSIADNFSLFARTIKDAIPYTGIVSWTHGHFQSEGLTPTKEQFKALAHFLNTTAVSDVFATQHLSRLFAPASDYIDVAAGVLALPVSRSPRDYIVLFREPVTKDVKWGGNPEKPVTMGPNGDRLTPRESFAAWKQTVHDESRPWSERERRAADSLRVTLLEVVLRLTDAANQERTRSQQQQELLIAELNHRVRNILNLIRGLINQSSDSASVSEFTAVVGGRIHALARAHDQITNDNWQPSSARDLIETEVRAYLGTAQERVSTHGIDAMLTPEAFTTLSLVIHEMMTNAVKYGALSNETGHVAIQMTESEDGALIIDWAETGGPPVKAPTRKGFGTTITERSIAYDLKGASTIDYAVTGLRARFDIPAHVISRFRDAEAAALPEAEDRATGTLEFSGHVLIVEDNMIIALDAQDMFERLGADTIDVAPTSAEALQMIAAQTPDFALLDVNLGLETSERVATRLLELGVPFAFATGYGERTSLSDRFPDAAFLRKPYEMDTLVRLLRATG
- a CDS encoding biliverdin-producing heme oxygenase, whose product is MSLRMRLRTETRAAHEQLDHIADGLDLTMRRDYIRFLLAHRRAYAALHAARIGLTDLLARRISQVDQDLAHFDIDATADATEDLPIDPDIEMIGLSYVILGSHLGAVQIAKQVGRSDDLSLRAATTMLTDQTLAPLWRDFVQASRNLPDTGADADRIILSATHTFSLFEAAFRSVIDADAA
- the yidD gene encoding membrane protein insertion efficiency factor YidD, whose product is MIRRLPLLLCLALLRLYKLTLSPVLKAVGVRCRHYPECSDFMAGAMRRHGVWAGGWMGLARLLRCQPWGTCGHDPVPEAMTGRWFTPWEYGRWR